Within the Pseudobythopirellula maris genome, the region CGCCAAGCTGCTCAAGCTCGGGCACCAGGTCACGGTCCAGGCGGGCGCCGGCGCGGCCGCCGGTTTCAGCGACGCCGCTTATCGCGATGCGGGCGTGACGCTCGGCACGGACATCGCCTCGGACCTGGCCGCGGCCGACCTGGTGCTCAAGGTCCGCACGCCGACCGACGAGGAGATCGCAGGAATGAAGCGCGGCGCCATTGTGGCCGCCTTCCTCAGGCCGGCGAGCAACGCCGAGATGCTCGACAAACTCGCCGCTGCGGGGGTCACGGGCCTGTCGCTCGAGTCGGTGCCGCGGATCACGCGGGCCCAGTCGATCGATTCCTTGAGCGCGATGGCCAACATCGCCGGCTACCGCGCCGTGATCGAGGCCGCGAACTCTTTCGGTCGGTTCATGGGGGGCCAGATGACGGCCGCCGGCATGCTGCCGCCGGCCAAAGTGCTGATCATCGGCGCCGGCGTCGCCGGCCTGGCGGCGCTCGGCGCCGCCAAGAGCCTGGGCGCCATCGTGCGGGCGTTCGACACCCGTTCGGCCACCAAGGAACAAGTCGAGAGCCTCGGCGGCGAGTTCCTCACCGTCGAACTCGAAGAGACGGGGGAGGGCGCCGGCGGCTACGCCCGCGAGATGAGCGAGGCGTTCATCGAGGCCGAGTTCGCCCTGTTCCGTGAGCAGGCCGAGCAGGTCGACATCGTCATCACCACGGCTCTGATACCCGGCAAGCCGGCGCCCAAGTTGTGGCTACGCGACATGGTCGAGCGGATGAAGCCGGGGTCGGTCGTCGTCGACCTCGCCGGCGAACAGGGGGGCAACTGCGAGTGCACCACGCCGGGCGAGGCTGTGACGGTCGATGGCGTGAAGGTGCTCGGCTACCTCAACCTGCCGAGCCGCATGCCCGACACGGCCAGCTCGCTGTACGCGAACATCTTGGTGAACCTGGTCAAGCACTTGGGAGCGGAGGCTCCCAAGATCGACATGTCGGACGAGATCACCCGTGCGATAACCGTCACCCACGACGGGGCGGTGACCTGGCCCCCGCCCACCCCCCCTGCCCCGCCAGCGCCCGCTCCGAAGCCGGCGAAACCGGTCGCCGCGGCGGCCGAGGAGCCGGTCGAGGCGCCGGCGTGGCTCGATTCGCTGATGATCGCCGGTGGTTTGCTGCTGGTGGCGGTGTGGGTTTGGTTGCGTTTCACCTGGGGCGCCGAGCCCGGCTCTGCCGGCGGCGAGGCGTTGGCTTTCGTGCAACACCTCACGGTGTTCGTGATGGCCTGTTTTGTTGGCTGGCAGGTGATCTGGAACGTGAGCCCCGCGCTGCACACGCCGCTGATGGCCGTCACGAACGCGATCAGCGGAATCATCATCCTGGGCGGTCTGCTCACCGGTGGCGCCGTGGGCGAGGGAGGCATGACGCCTGCCGTGATGCTCGGCTTGCTTGCTGTGCTGCTGGCGATGATCAATGTGGCGGGTGGGTTCTTGGTGACGCACCGCATGCTGGCGATGTTCAGGCGCGGGTGAATCGGGTCTGAAGCCAAGGCTTCAGCAGATTTTCCTCCCCTACCCTCTCCCTGAACGGCAGAGGGGAATACGGGTCGGCCATCGGCCTCCCGCTTAGCTCAACTCCCAACCCAAGCAATCCGCCCGTGGACCAAGTCCTTCTATCGATCCC harbors:
- a CDS encoding Re/Si-specific NAD(P)(+) transhydrogenase subunit alpha, encoding MLITIPTETAPGETRVAATPDSAAKLLKLGHQVTVQAGAGAAAGFSDAAYRDAGVTLGTDIASDLAAADLVLKVRTPTDEEIAGMKRGAIVAAFLRPASNAEMLDKLAAAGVTGLSLESVPRITRAQSIDSLSAMANIAGYRAVIEAANSFGRFMGGQMTAAGMLPPAKVLIIGAGVAGLAALGAAKSLGAIVRAFDTRSATKEQVESLGGEFLTVELEETGEGAGGYAREMSEAFIEAEFALFREQAEQVDIVITTALIPGKPAPKLWLRDMVERMKPGSVVVDLAGEQGGNCECTTPGEAVTVDGVKVLGYLNLPSRMPDTASSLYANILVNLVKHLGAEAPKIDMSDEITRAITVTHDGAVTWPPPTPPAPPAPAPKPAKPVAAAAEEPVEAPAWLDSLMIAGGLLLVAVWVWLRFTWGAEPGSAGGEALAFVQHLTVFVMACFVGWQVIWNVSPALHTPLMAVTNAISGIIILGGLLTGGAVGEGGMTPAVMLGLLAVLLAMINVAGGFLVTHRMLAMFRRG